Proteins encoded in a region of the Puntigrus tetrazona isolate hp1 chromosome 12, ASM1883169v1, whole genome shotgun sequence genome:
- the gch2 gene encoding GTP cyclohydrolase 2 has translation MEYQKAAELNGLCNGKIVTEYLCRNGFSELTVDSKKVAVQHKNETSRKEAEDESRLPALEAAYTTILRGLGENTDRQGLLKTPLRAAKAMQFLTKGYHETIYDVLNDAIFDEDHEELVIVKDIDMFSLCEHHLVPFFGKVHIGYLPSKKVVGLSKLARIVEIYSRRLQVQERLTKQIAMAISEALQPVGVAVVIEAAHMCMVMRGVQKMNSRTVTSAMLGVFREDPKAREEFLALTKGA, from the exons ATGGAATACCAAAAGGCGGCAGAATTGAACGGTTTGTGCAATGGCAAAATTGTCACAGAGTATCTCTGCCGTAACGGCTTTAGCGAGCTGACGGTCGACTCGAAAAAAGTCGCTGTCCAGCACAAGAACGAGACGTCCCGGAAAGAGGCGGAGGACGAGTCGCGGTTACCTGCTCTGGAGGCGGCGTACACAACCATCCTGCGAGGTCTGGGAGAAAACACCGACCGGCAGGGGCTCCTCAAAACACCGCTCCGCGCAGCGAAGGCCATGCAGTTCCTGACCAAGGGCTACCACGAGACCATTTACG ATGTCCTCAATGACGCCATCTTTGATGAAGACCACGAGGAGCTAGTTATTGTGAAAGATATTGACATGTTTTCACTTTGCGAACATCATCTAGTACCATTTTTTGGGAAG GTTCACATAGGATATCTCCCAAGTAAAAAGGTTGTTGGCCTCAGTAAGCTTGCGAG GATTGTTGAAATCTACAGTCGCAGACTCCAAG TCCAAGAGCGCCTAACAAAGCAAATAGCAATGGCGATCTCTGAAGCCCTGCAGCCTGTCGGAGTGGCAGTTGTCATCGAGGCAGC tcACATGTGCATGGTCATGCGCGGAGTGCAGAAGATGAACAGTCGTACTGTGACCAGCGCCATGCTGGGTGTGTTCAGAGAGGATCCAAAAGCTCGAGAGGAGTTCCTGGCCTTGACCAAAGGCGCATAG